A stretch of Vannielia litorea DNA encodes these proteins:
- the rpe gene encoding ribulose-phosphate 3-epimerase: MPFDRSIKIAPSILAADFAAFGAECEAAEAQGADWIHVDVMDGHFVPNLTLGPAMCKALRPHIKGVMDVHLMIAPVDPYIDAFAEAGADVLTAHVEAGPHVHRTLQAIRAAGMRPGVALNPGTPAEAVRDVLGLVDLVCVMTVNPGFGGQKFIDMGDKIRALREMIGDREIHIEIDGGVDPKTAPLVAAAGADVLVAGSAVFKGGSVADPAPYGANIRAIRAAAQG; this comes from the coding sequence ATGCCCTTCGACCGTTCGATCAAGATCGCCCCCTCGATCCTCGCCGCCGATTTTGCCGCCTTCGGGGCGGAGTGCGAGGCGGCGGAGGCGCAGGGGGCCGACTGGATCCACGTGGACGTGATGGACGGGCATTTCGTGCCGAACCTCACCTTGGGGCCCGCGATGTGCAAGGCGCTGCGCCCGCATATCAAGGGCGTGATGGACGTGCACCTGATGATCGCCCCGGTGGACCCCTATATCGACGCCTTCGCGGAGGCGGGCGCCGATGTGCTGACCGCCCATGTCGAGGCCGGGCCGCACGTTCACCGCACCCTTCAGGCCATTCGCGCCGCCGGCATGCGCCCCGGCGTGGCGCTGAACCCGGGCACGCCTGCGGAGGCGGTGCGCGACGTGCTCGGCCTCGTCGACCTGGTCTGCGTGATGACGGTGAACCCGGGCTTCGGCGGGCAGAAGTTCATCGACATGGGCGACAAGATCCGCGCCCTGCGCGAGATGATCGGCGACCGCGAGATCCATATCGAGATCGACGGCGGGGTGGACCCGAAGACCGCGCCGCTGGTGGCGGCAGCCGGGGCCGATGTGCTGGTGGCGGGCTCGGCGGTGTTCAAGGGCGGCTCGGTCGCCGACCCGGCGCCCTACGGCGCCAACATCCGGGCGATCCGGGCCGCGGCGCAAGGCTGA
- a CDS encoding ABC transporter permease, whose translation MIRLEKRPNPSKAWSYSTPLLAVLLTMIFGGLLFAALGKEPLTAIRTIFYDPLFGQHAFFYRPQLLVKAAPLILIAIGLSLGFRAGIWNIGAEGQYIIGALCGAGVGLAFYPTESFIIFPLMVLAGALGGWAWAMIPAILKTRFGTNEILVSLMLVYVAENLLRGMAVGLMKNPEGFGFPGSRNLAQYPSATSWINQNAGLHWGVVFALIAVIFAYVLLTRHILGFNIRLAGQAPRAARFSGVNPTRLVLFCLGTSGALAGLAGLFEVAGPSGQVTTDFNAGYGFTAIIVAFLGRLHPLGILLAGLLMALTYIGGEIAQSQLQLPAAAIQLFQGMLLFFLLAVDLLTNYRIRLKQGAAA comes from the coding sequence ATGATCCGCCTCGAAAAACGGCCCAACCCCTCCAAGGCCTGGAGCTACTCCACCCCGCTGCTCGCCGTGCTGCTCACCATGATCTTTGGCGGGCTGCTCTTTGCCGCGCTGGGCAAGGAGCCCCTCACCGCCATCCGCACCATCTTCTACGACCCGCTCTTCGGCCAGCACGCCTTTTTCTACCGCCCGCAACTGCTGGTGAAGGCGGCGCCGCTGATCCTCATCGCCATCGGCCTCTCGCTCGGCTTCCGGGCAGGCATCTGGAATATCGGCGCCGAGGGGCAATACATCATCGGCGCGCTCTGCGGTGCAGGCGTGGGCCTTGCGTTCTACCCGACTGAATCCTTTATCATCTTTCCGCTCATGGTCCTCGCAGGCGCCCTCGGCGGCTGGGCCTGGGCGATGATCCCGGCCATCCTGAAAACCCGTTTCGGCACCAACGAGATCCTGGTCTCGCTCATGCTGGTCTATGTCGCCGAGAACCTGCTGCGCGGCATGGCGGTGGGGCTGATGAAGAACCCCGAGGGCTTCGGCTTTCCGGGCTCGCGCAACCTCGCGCAATACCCCTCCGCCACCAGCTGGATCAACCAGAACGCAGGCCTCCACTGGGGCGTCGTCTTCGCCCTGATCGCGGTGATCTTTGCCTATGTCCTGCTGACCCGGCACATACTCGGCTTCAACATCCGCCTCGCCGGCCAGGCCCCCCGCGCCGCCCGCTTCTCGGGCGTGAACCCCACGCGGCTCGTGCTCTTCTGCCTCGGCACCTCCGGCGCTTTGGCGGGCCTTGCCGGGCTCTTCGAGGTCGCCGGCCCCTCGGGGCAGGTCACCACCGATTTCAACGCAGGCTACGGCTTCACCGCCATCATCGTGGCCTTCCTCGGCCGGCTCCACCCCCTCGGCATCCTGCTGGCAGGGCTGCTGATGGCGCTCACCTACATCGGCGGCGAAATCGCCCAGTCGCAGCTGCAACTCCCGGCCGCGGCGATCCAGCTCTTCCAGGGCATGCTGCTCTTCTTCCTCCTGGCGGTCGACCTGCTGACCAACTACCGCATCCGCCTCAAGCAGGGGGCCGCGGCATGA
- the deoC gene encoding deoxyribose-phosphate aldolase, protein MTTKAESATAKAQLPQLTLARNPGMELDMDWVMRAQANTSAIERRAATLPGRRSVKKAFQAAWLCKAITLIDLTTLAGDDTEGRVRRLCAKARQPVRPDLLKALGMEGITTGAVCVYHDMVPTAVAALRGSNIPVAAVSTGFPAGLSPFHLRLAEIEESVKAGADEIDIVISRRHVLTGNWQALYDEMRAFRAACGPAHVKAILATGELGTLQNTARASLICMMAGADFIKTSTGKESVNATLPVSLVMIRAIRDYFEATGHRVGYKPAGGISKAKDALLYLALLKDELGPRWVQPDLFRFGASSLLGDIERQLEHHVSGAYSASYRHAIG, encoded by the coding sequence GTGACCACCAAGGCCGAAAGCGCCACCGCCAAGGCCCAGCTGCCGCAGCTCACCCTCGCCCGCAATCCGGGGATGGAGCTCGACATGGACTGGGTCATGCGGGCCCAGGCCAACACCTCCGCCATCGAGCGCCGCGCCGCCACCCTGCCGGGCCGCCGCTCGGTCAAGAAGGCCTTCCAGGCCGCGTGGCTCTGCAAGGCGATCACCCTCATCGACCTCACCACGCTGGCCGGGGACGACACCGAGGGCCGTGTCCGCCGCCTCTGCGCCAAGGCCCGCCAGCCGGTGCGGCCTGACCTTCTGAAGGCGCTCGGCATGGAGGGCATCACAACCGGGGCCGTCTGCGTCTATCACGACATGGTGCCCACCGCCGTCGCGGCGCTCCGTGGCTCCAACATCCCCGTCGCCGCCGTCTCCACCGGCTTCCCGGCCGGGCTCTCCCCCTTTCACCTCCGCCTCGCCGAGATCGAGGAGAGCGTGAAGGCCGGGGCCGATGAGATCGACATCGTCATCTCCCGCCGTCACGTGCTCACCGGCAACTGGCAGGCACTCTACGACGAGATGCGCGCCTTCCGCGCCGCCTGCGGCCCGGCCCACGTCAAGGCGATCCTCGCCACCGGCGAGCTGGGCACATTGCAAAACACCGCCCGCGCCTCGCTGATCTGCATGATGGCCGGCGCCGACTTCATCAAGACATCGACCGGCAAGGAGAGCGTCAACGCCACCCTGCCCGTGAGCCTCGTGATGATCCGCGCCATCCGCGACTACTTCGAGGCCACAGGCCACCGCGTCGGCTACAAGCCCGCCGGCGGCATCTCCAAGGCCAAGGACGCGCTGCTTTACCTCGCACTCCTCAAGGACGAGCTCGGCCCCCGGTGGGTCCAGCCCGACCTCTTCCGCTTCGGCGCCTCCTCGCTGCTGGGCGACATCGAGCGCCAACTCGAACACCACGTCTCCGGCGCCTACTCGGCGTCCTACCGGCACGCGATAGGATGA
- a CDS encoding BMP family ABC transporter substrate-binding protein translates to MKKRTLLKGAVAALALAATPALAQDKTKVGFVYVGPVGDGGWTYEHDQGRKAVEAEFGDAVETVYVESVPEGPDAERVITQMALDGADLIFTTSFGYMDPTINVAAKFPDVKFEHATGYKTAPNVSVYSARFYEGRAVQGTIAGRMTKSNVIGYIGSVPIPEVVRGINSAYIHAKKVNPDVQFKIVWVFEWFNPAKEADAAKVLIEQGADVILQHTDSTAPLAAAAEAGGVIGFGQASDMAEYKDGPRVSSIIDNWAPYYIARTKAVMDGTWESTNTWDGIGPGMVGIGEITDKVPAEVKAEAEALAASIASGEYHPFTGPLKKQDGSDWLAEGEVADDGTLAGMNFYVEGLEGDIPQ, encoded by the coding sequence ATGAAGAAAAGAACCCTCCTCAAAGGCGCCGTCGCGGCGCTGGCGCTCGCCGCCACGCCCGCACTGGCCCAGGACAAGACCAAGGTCGGTTTCGTCTACGTCGGCCCGGTGGGCGACGGCGGCTGGACCTACGAGCACGACCAGGGCCGCAAGGCGGTGGAGGCCGAGTTCGGCGACGCGGTTGAAACCGTCTACGTCGAGAGCGTTCCCGAAGGCCCCGACGCCGAGCGCGTCATCACCCAGATGGCGCTCGACGGCGCCGACCTGATCTTCACCACCTCCTTCGGCTACATGGACCCCACGATCAACGTCGCCGCCAAGTTTCCGGACGTGAAGTTCGAGCACGCCACCGGCTACAAGACTGCACCCAACGTCTCGGTCTACTCCGCCCGCTTCTACGAAGGCCGCGCCGTGCAGGGCACCATCGCCGGCCGGATGACCAAGTCCAACGTGATCGGCTATATCGGCTCGGTGCCGATCCCCGAGGTCGTGCGCGGCATCAACTCCGCCTACATCCACGCCAAAAAGGTCAACCCCGACGTCCAGTTCAAGATCGTCTGGGTCTTCGAGTGGTTCAACCCGGCCAAGGAGGCCGACGCCGCCAAGGTGCTGATCGAGCAGGGCGCCGACGTGATCCTGCAGCACACCGACTCGACCGCGCCGCTCGCCGCCGCCGCCGAGGCCGGGGGCGTCATCGGCTTCGGCCAGGCCTCCGACATGGCCGAGTACAAGGACGGGCCCCGCGTCTCGTCGATCATCGACAACTGGGCGCCCTATTACATCGCCCGCACCAAGGCGGTGATGGACGGCACCTGGGAGAGCACCAACACCTGGGACGGGATCGGGCCGGGCATGGTCGGCATCGGCGAGATCACCGACAAGGTGCCCGCAGAGGTGAAGGCCGAGGCCGAGGCGCTCGCCGCCTCCATCGCCTCCGGCGAGTACCACCCCTTCACCGGCCCGCTGAAAAAGCAGGACGGCTCCGACTGGCTCGCCGAGGGCGAAGTGGCCGATGACGGCACGCTGGCGGGGATGAACTTCTACGTCGAAGGGCTCGAAGGCGACATCCCGCAATAA
- the xdhC gene encoding xanthine dehydrogenase accessory protein XdhC has translation MSFDRDSLAAAIAAQGEVVRVVVVSAQGSTPRGPGTAMLVWPTGQQGTIGGGALEWEACAMARARLGQPPVTVTLPLGPAMNQCCGGTVTLALESFAEAPPEAPAFARPVSDTAPAEPPLAFARALTATRNGSQPAGIAHENGWLLEPMTTPRAPVWIWGAGHVGRALAATLAPLDHIALTWADTSADRFPQTPPVAPTTGDLPALAATAPPTAHHLILTYSHALDLALCDTLLARPAASIGLIGSATKWARFRARLAASGHAAAQISRIRCPIGDPTLGKHPQAIAISTAAQLLSMLEKQANAAMRGDMTG, from the coding sequence ATGAGCTTTGACCGCGACAGCCTCGCCGCCGCCATCGCCGCCCAGGGCGAGGTGGTGCGCGTGGTTGTCGTCAGCGCGCAGGGCTCCACCCCGCGCGGCCCCGGCACCGCGATGCTGGTCTGGCCCACCGGCCAGCAGGGCACCATCGGCGGAGGCGCGCTGGAATGGGAGGCCTGCGCCATGGCCCGCGCGCGCCTCGGCCAGCCGCCCGTCACCGTGACCCTCCCCCTCGGCCCGGCGATGAACCAGTGCTGCGGCGGCACCGTCACGCTGGCGCTGGAGAGCTTCGCCGAGGCCCCGCCCGAGGCCCCCGCATTCGCCCGCCCGGTCTCCGACACCGCCCCCGCCGAGCCGCCGCTCGCCTTCGCCCGCGCCCTCACCGCCACCCGCAACGGCTCGCAACCCGCCGGGATCGCTCATGAAAACGGCTGGCTGCTGGAGCCGATGACCACGCCGCGCGCCCCGGTCTGGATCTGGGGCGCTGGCCACGTCGGCCGGGCGCTGGCCGCCACCCTCGCCCCGCTCGACCACATCGCGCTGACCTGGGCCGACACCAGCGCCGACCGCTTCCCGCAAACGCCGCCCGTCGCGCCCACCACCGGCGACCTGCCGGCCTTGGCCGCCACGGCCCCTCCCACGGCACACCACCTCATCCTCACCTATTCCCACGCGCTCGACCTCGCGCTCTGCGACACCCTCCTCGCCCGACCCGCCGCCTCGATCGGCCTGATCGGCTCGGCCACCAAATGGGCCCGCTTCCGCGCCCGGCTCGCCGCTTCCGGCCACGCGGCTGCACAAATTTCGCGCATCCGCTGCCCGATCGGTGACCCGACCCTCGGCAAACACCCGCAGGCCATTGCGATTTCCACCGCGGCCCAGCTACTCTCCATGCTCGAAAAGCAGGCAAACGCCGCCATGCGAGGGGACATGACCGGATGA
- a CDS encoding ABC transporter permease → MDLSSINWLLLLASLMVAATPILLAGIGELVVEKAGVLNLGVEGMMITGAIAGFAVAVESGSPALGFLGAAVAGAVLSMLFALLTQFALANQVASGLALTLFGLGLSSLMGQSYVGVKPPSTPKLDIPLLSDIPVLGPVLFSHDLMVYFSIALVAATWAFLTKTRAGLTLRAVGENHEAAHALGYKVVAIRCAAIAFGGGCAGLGGAYLSLVRVPQWTEGMTSGAGWIALALVVFASWKPWRVLIGAYLFGGITVLQLNLQAAGLKVPVEYLSMSPYIITIIVLVIMSSGRGRSALGAPASLGRIFHATG, encoded by the coding sequence ATGGACCTCTCCTCGATCAACTGGCTCCTCCTGCTGGCCTCGCTCATGGTCGCCGCCACCCCCATCCTGCTCGCGGGCATCGGCGAGCTGGTGGTCGAAAAGGCGGGCGTGCTCAACCTTGGCGTCGAGGGCATGATGATCACCGGCGCCATCGCGGGCTTCGCCGTGGCGGTCGAGAGCGGCTCGCCCGCGCTGGGCTTTCTCGGCGCCGCCGTGGCGGGCGCGGTGCTCTCCATGCTCTTCGCCCTGCTCACCCAGTTCGCGCTGGCCAACCAGGTCGCCTCCGGCCTCGCGCTCACCCTCTTCGGGCTCGGGCTCTCTTCGCTGATGGGTCAGAGCTACGTGGGCGTCAAGCCACCCTCCACACCCAAGCTCGACATTCCCCTCCTGTCCGACATCCCGGTGCTTGGCCCCGTACTCTTCTCGCACGACCTGATGGTCTATTTCTCCATCGCGCTGGTCGCCGCCACCTGGGCCTTCCTCACCAAGACCCGCGCGGGCCTCACCCTGCGCGCCGTGGGCGAGAACCACGAGGCGGCCCATGCGCTGGGCTACAAGGTCGTCGCCATCCGCTGCGCCGCCATCGCCTTCGGCGGCGGCTGCGCAGGCCTCGGCGGCGCTTACCTCAGCCTCGTGCGCGTGCCGCAATGGACCGAAGGCATGACCTCTGGCGCCGGCTGGATCGCGCTCGCCCTCGTCGTCTTCGCCTCCTGGAAGCCCTGGCGCGTGCTGATCGGGGCCTACCTCTTCGGCGGCATCACGGTGCTGCAACTCAACCTCCAGGCCGCCGGCCTGAAGGTGCCGGTCGAGTATCTCTCGATGTCCCCCTACATCATCACCATCATCGTGCTGGTGATCATGTCTTCCGGCCGGGGCCGCAGCGCGCTTGGCGCGCCCGCCTCGCTTGGCCGGATCTTCCACGCCACCGGGTGA
- a CDS encoding alpha/beta hydrolase, with translation MTDPTAFDNASFIPDGASYPDRWAEAAREFRSVEAALGRARLNEPYGDHPSEKYDLFFPNSASPEGTLIFIHGGFWRAFSRTDWSHLAAGATARGWAVAMPSYPLCPEVKVSDITRSIARAVSAIALKTRGKIALTGHSAGGHLALRMLDPTLDLGTARARLSRCLAISPLTHLAPLRDVPLNDTLQLTESEAKSESPIHQPAPSTPVHVLVGAAERPSFLAQAHALPWGVPVTEAPDLHHFNVIDFLADPDHPFTAWLANEGAEPPNWPNPSA, from the coding sequence ATGACAGACCCGACCGCCTTCGACAACGCCAGTTTCATCCCCGATGGCGCCTCCTACCCCGACCGATGGGCCGAGGCCGCGCGCGAGTTCCGCTCGGTCGAGGCCGCCCTGGGCCGTGCCCGTCTGAACGAGCCATATGGCGACCATCCTTCTGAAAAATATGACCTTTTCTTCCCAAATTCCGCCAGCCCGGAGGGCACGCTGATCTTCATCCACGGCGGCTTCTGGCGCGCCTTCTCGCGCACAGACTGGTCCCATCTCGCCGCCGGGGCCACCGCGCGTGGTTGGGCCGTGGCCATGCCCTCCTACCCGCTCTGCCCGGAGGTGAAGGTCTCCGACATCACCCGGAGCATCGCCCGCGCGGTCTCTGCCATCGCCCTGAAAACACGTGGTAAAATCGCTCTCACCGGCCACTCCGCCGGCGGTCACCTCGCGCTGCGGATGCTCGACCCCACGCTCGATCTCGGCACTGCCCGCGCCCGCCTGTCGCGCTGCCTGGCCATCTCACCGCTCACCCACCTCGCCCCCCTGCGCGACGTGCCGCTGAACGACACCCTGCAACTCACTGAATCAGAGGCCAAATCCGAGAGCCCGATCCACCAGCCCGCACCGTCCACACCCGTTCACGTTCTGGTCGGTGCCGCCGAGCGCCCCTCGTTCCTCGCCCAGGCCCACGCCCTGCCCTGGGGCGTGCCCGTCACCGAGGCCCCGGATCTCCATCATTTCAACGTGATAGACTTCCTCGCCGACCCCGATCACCCGTTCACCGCCTGGCTGGCAAACGAAGGGGCCGAGCCGCCAAACTGGCCCAACCCCTCCGCCTGA
- a CDS encoding aldehyde dehydrogenase family protein yields the protein MNVPEIFDTLAYGPAPESASEAQAWLEKHNRKFGHFIDGAFTKPAKGFDTRNPATGTHLATLTQGTAKDVEQAVKSARKAHPKWAALSGHQRAKYLYALARLLQKHSRLFAVLETLDNGKPIRESRDIDIPLAQRHFYYHAGHAQLAPTELLDRAPLGVAGQIIPWNFPLLMLAWKVAPALAMGNTVVLKPAEYTSLTALLFAEISQEAGLPPGVLNVVTGDGATGEALVASDVDKLAFTGSTAVGRRIREATAGRGIPLTLELGGKSPYIVFEDADIDSAVEGLVDAIWFNQGQVCCAGSRLLVQEGIAEAFHAKLKARMDGLRIGDPLDKCIDVGAVVDPVQLKTITEMVAANTEGETYVAQTDCPPESSGGCFYPPTLITGLAPSSTLMQEEIFGPVLVSCTFRTPDEAIQLANNTRYGLAATLWSENINLALHVAPQLAAGVVWVNGTNMFDAAAGFGGVRESGFGREGGWEGLLAYSRPAKAPRKAASPQAFQGASNASLRGDGAPADPLDRTAKLYIGGKQARPDSGYSTAIHGPKGELLGHVGTGSRKDIRNAVEAAAGAKGWAKSSAHLRAQILFYLAENLSARAPEFAARIKALTGKSGSAEVEAAISRLFAYAAWCDKLDGAAKPVPLRGVALALNEPCGVIGALCSPAQPLLGLVSAIGPAVAMGNRIVACPSEPFPLVATDFYQLLDTSDVPAGVVNIVTGPHADLARTLSEHMEVDSVWNFSSPDLTAQIEKAAAGNLKRSLALFPDWTDPATEGREMLAAATEIKTVWIPYGV from the coding sequence ATGAACGTCCCCGAAATCTTCGACACCCTCGCCTACGGCCCCGCCCCGGAGTCCGCCTCCGAGGCCCAGGCCTGGCTGGAAAAGCACAACCGCAAGTTCGGCCACTTCATCGACGGCGCCTTCACCAAGCCCGCCAAGGGGTTCGACACCCGCAACCCCGCCACCGGCACGCATCTCGCCACCCTCACCCAGGGCACCGCCAAGGACGTGGAGCAGGCCGTCAAATCCGCCCGCAAGGCCCACCCCAAGTGGGCCGCCCTCTCCGGCCACCAGCGCGCCAAGTACCTCTACGCCCTCGCCCGCCTGCTACAAAAGCACTCCCGCCTCTTCGCCGTCCTCGAGACCCTCGACAACGGTAAACCCATCCGCGAGTCGCGCGACATCGACATCCCCCTCGCCCAGCGCCACTTCTACTACCACGCAGGCCACGCCCAACTCGCCCCCACCGAGCTGCTCGACCGTGCCCCCCTCGGGGTCGCCGGCCAGATCATCCCGTGGAACTTTCCGCTGCTGATGCTCGCCTGGAAGGTCGCGCCCGCGCTGGCCATGGGCAACACCGTGGTGCTGAAACCCGCCGAATATACCTCGCTCACCGCCCTGCTCTTCGCCGAGATCAGCCAGGAGGCGGGGCTGCCGCCGGGGGTGCTCAACGTCGTCACCGGCGACGGCGCCACCGGCGAGGCCCTTGTGGCCTCCGATGTCGACAAGCTCGCCTTCACCGGCTCCACCGCCGTTGGCCGCCGCATCCGCGAGGCCACCGCGGGCCGGGGCATCCCGCTCACCCTCGAGCTGGGCGGCAAGAGCCCCTACATCGTCTTCGAGGATGCCGACATCGATAGCGCCGTCGAAGGCCTCGTCGATGCCATCTGGTTCAACCAGGGCCAGGTCTGCTGCGCCGGCTCCCGCCTGCTGGTACAGGAGGGCATCGCAGAGGCCTTCCACGCCAAGCTGAAGGCCCGGATGGACGGCCTCCGCATCGGCGACCCGCTCGACAAATGCATCGACGTGGGCGCCGTGGTCGACCCGGTCCAGCTGAAGACCATCACCGAGATGGTCGCCGCCAACACCGAGGGCGAGACCTACGTGGCGCAAACCGACTGCCCGCCCGAATCCAGCGGGGGCTGCTTCTACCCGCCCACCCTCATCACCGGCCTCGCCCCCTCCTCCACCCTGATGCAGGAAGAGATCTTCGGCCCCGTCCTCGTCAGCTGCACCTTCCGCACCCCCGACGAAGCCATCCAGCTGGCCAACAACACCCGCTACGGCCTTGCCGCCACCCTCTGGTCCGAAAACATCAACCTCGCCCTTCACGTCGCCCCGCAACTGGCCGCAGGCGTGGTCTGGGTCAATGGCACCAACATGTTCGACGCCGCCGCCGGCTTCGGCGGGGTCCGCGAGTCCGGCTTCGGCCGCGAGGGCGGATGGGAGGGGCTGCTGGCCTACTCCAGGCCCGCCAAGGCCCCCAGGAAAGCCGCCAGCCCGCAAGCCTTCCAGGGCGCCTCCAATGCGTCCCTTCGGGGCGACGGCGCCCCCGCCGACCCGCTCGACCGCACAGCCAAGCTCTACATCGGCGGCAAGCAGGCCCGGCCCGACTCGGGCTATTCCACCGCCATCCACGGCCCCAAGGGCGAGCTGCTCGGCCACGTCGGCACCGGCTCCCGCAAGGATATCCGCAACGCCGTCGAGGCCGCGGCCGGCGCGAAGGGCTGGGCAAAGTCCTCCGCCCACCTGCGCGCCCAGATCCTCTTCTACCTGGCCGAAAACCTCTCGGCCCGCGCGCCGGAGTTCGCCGCCCGCATCAAGGCCCTCACCGGCAAATCCGGCAGTGCCGAGGTCGAGGCCGCCATCTCCCGCCTCTTCGCCTATGCTGCCTGGTGCGACAAGCTCGACGGCGCCGCCAAGCCCGTCCCCCTGCGCGGCGTGGCGCTGGCCCTCAACGAGCCCTGCGGCGTGATCGGCGCGCTCTGCTCGCCCGCCCAGCCGCTCCTCGGCCTGGTCTCCGCCATCGGCCCCGCCGTGGCCATGGGCAACCGCATCGTCGCCTGCCCCTCCGAGCCCTTCCCGCTGGTGGCGACCGACTTCTACCAGCTGCTCGACACCTCCGATGTGCCCGCAGGCGTGGTCAACATCGTCACCGGCCCCCATGCCGACCTCGCCAGGACCCTCTCCGAGCACATGGAGGTCGATAGCGTCTGGAACTTCTCCTCTCCCGACCTCACGGCGCAGATCGAGAAGGCCGCCGCGGGCAACCTCAAGCGCAGCCTCGCCCTCTTCCCCGATTGGACCGACCCGGCCACCGAAGGCCGCGAGATGCTGGCCGCCGCCACCGAGATCAAGACGGTCTGGATTCCCTACGGCGTCTGA
- a CDS encoding ABC transporter ATP-binding protein, with amino-acid sequence MSELFAAHGLRKAYPGVVANDNVSFSIDEGEIHALLGENGAGKSTLVKMIYGLVKPDEGHMTFLGAPFAPPEPRAARGAGVAMVFQHFSLFDALSVAENVALGMENPPKPARLAARITEVSNEYGLPLDPHRTVGDLSAGERQRVEIIRCLLQDPRLLIMDEPTSVLTPQEVEILFATLQKLRAEGTSILYISHKLEEIRALCDRATILRLGKVVGHAVPRENTASELAEMMVGTALHRPERELAPSGEIALEVANLSVKSTNPFGTSLRDVSLMVRKGEVLGIGGVAGNGQDELLAALSGEATSAPDTVRLHGQPIGKLPPPARRKLGLLSAPEERLGHAAAPEMSLTENALLSARLRKKLTRNDFINWKAAQAFAEEVIAAFDVRTPGPHVAARSLSGGNLQKFVMGREIEQKPEVLVVNQPTWGVDASAAAAIRQALLDLAADGAAIVVISQDLDELMEISTSFAALNGGRLSAPVPVEGLTMERIGLMLGGAHDMEVAHEHHAEAHA; translated from the coding sequence ATGAGCGAACTCTTCGCCGCCCATGGGCTGCGCAAGGCCTATCCCGGTGTCGTCGCCAACGACAACGTCAGCTTCTCCATCGACGAGGGCGAGATCCACGCGCTGCTGGGCGAGAACGGCGCCGGCAAGTCCACCCTGGTCAAGATGATCTACGGCCTCGTCAAACCCGACGAAGGCCACATGACCTTTCTCGGCGCCCCCTTCGCCCCGCCCGAGCCGCGCGCCGCGCGCGGCGCCGGGGTGGCGATGGTGTTCCAGCACTTCTCGCTCTTCGACGCGCTCTCGGTGGCAGAGAACGTGGCGCTGGGCATGGAGAACCCGCCCAAACCCGCCAGGCTCGCGGCCCGGATCACCGAGGTCTCCAACGAATACGGCCTGCCGCTCGACCCGCACCGCACCGTGGGCGACCTCTCGGCCGGCGAGCGCCAGCGCGTCGAGATCATCCGCTGCCTGCTGCAGGACCCGCGCCTGCTGATCATGGACGAGCCCACCTCGGTGCTCACCCCCCAGGAGGTCGAGATCCTCTTCGCCACCCTGCAAAAGCTCCGGGCCGAGGGCACCTCGATCCTCTACATCAGCCACAAGCTCGAAGAGATCCGCGCGCTGTGCGACCGCGCCACCATCCTGCGGCTCGGCAAGGTGGTGGGCCATGCCGTCCCGCGCGAGAACACCGCCTCCGAACTGGCCGAGATGATGGTCGGCACCGCGCTGCACCGGCCCGAGCGAGAGCTTGCTCCCTCGGGCGAGATCGCGCTGGAGGTGGCCAACCTCTCCGTCAAATCCACCAACCCCTTCGGCACCTCGCTGAGAGATGTCTCGCTGATGGTCCGCAAGGGCGAGGTGCTGGGCATCGGCGGGGTCGCGGGCAACGGGCAGGACGAGCTGCTGGCCGCCCTCTCCGGCGAGGCCACCTCCGCCCCCGATACCGTCCGGCTCCACGGCCAGCCCATCGGCAAGCTCCCGCCCCCCGCCCGCCGCAAGCTGGGCCTGCTGTCGGCCCCCGAGGAGCGCCTCGGCCACGCCGCCGCCCCGGAGATGTCGCTGACCGAAAATGCCCTGCTCTCGGCCCGCCTGCGCAAGAAGCTGACCAGGAACGACTTCATCAACTGGAAGGCCGCGCAGGCCTTCGCCGAGGAGGTCATCGCCGCCTTCGACGTGCGCACGCCGGGCCCCCATGTCGCCGCCCGCTCGCTCTCGGGGGGCAACCTGCAGAAGTTCGTCATGGGCCGCGAGATCGAGCAGAAGCCCGAGGTGCTCGTCGTCAACCAGCCCACCTGGGGCGTCGATGCCTCCGCCGCCGCCGCCATCCGCCAGGCCCTGCTCGACCTGGCCGCCGACGGCGCCGCCATCGTCGTCATCTCCCAGGATCTCGACGAGCTCATGGAAATCTCCACCAGCTTCGCCGCTCTCAACGGCGGCCGCCTCTCGGCCCCGGTCCCGGTGGAGGGGCTGACCATGGAGCGCATCGGCCTGATGCTGGGCGGCGCGCATGACATGGAAGTGGCCCACGAGCACCACGCGGAGGCTCACGCATGA